TTCGACAGCGTGTTGCCGAGTTCGCCCTCCATGCGCTGCGCGTGGTAGATGTCGTACTGCACCTTCAGGTTGGGAGAGCCCACTTCGTCGATCAGCGCCAGCGCTTGGTCGGTGCGCGTGAGGAAGAAGCCCGGAATGTCGAAGGTGTTGATCGGCTCGATCAAGAACCGCAGGCCGGCCGCTTCGAGTTCGCGGGAGGCAAGGCGCAGGTTCTCGACCACCGTCTTGTGCGCGGTCTCGGTGCTCACGCCGGCCGGCACCTTGCCGACCAGGCAGTTGAGCTGCGGGCAGCCCAGCGCCGTGGCGTAGTCGATGGCCATGGCAATGCCTTCGCGGAACTCGCCCGTGCGGTCCGGGTGGCAGGCGATGCCGCGCTCGCCCTTGTCCCAGTCGCCGGCCGGCAGGTTGTGCAGCACCTGCTGCAAACCGTTGGCGCGCAGAGCCGCGGTGAGCTCCTTCTTTTCGAAGGGGTAGGGGAACAGGTATTCCACGGCCTCGAAGCCGGCCTTGGCGGCGGCCTCGAAGCGTTGCATGAATGGCAGCTCGGTGAAGAGCATCGTGAGGTTGGCTGCGAACTTGGGCATCTTTGTGTCTCTTCGTTCAGTCCAGCATCTCGGCCGCGACGGCGGTAGGCGCATCGGCCGGGTGTTCGGCCAGCGGCTCGAACTCGGTGATGTTGTCGATCTCGGTGCCCATCGCGATGTTGGTCACGCGCTCGAGCATCACCTCGATGACGACCGGCACGCTGAACTCGGCCATCAGTGCCTCGGCGCGTTGGATGGCCGGCGCGATTTCTTCCTGCCTGTTCACGCGGATCGCCTTGCAGCCCAGGCCTTCGACCACTTTCAGGTGGTCCACGCCGTAGCTGCTCTCGATGCCCGCATCGGGCCCCGCGTTGATGTTGTCGAACGCGAGCTGCACGCAGTAGTCCATCTCGAAGCCGCGCTGCGCCTGGCGGATGAGGCCCAGGTACGAGTTGTTGACCACGATGTGGATGTACGGCAGCTTGAACTGCGCGCCCACGGCCAACTCTTCGATCATGAACTGGAAGTCGTAGTCGCCCGAAAGCGCGACGATCTTGCGCGACGGGTCGGCGGCGCGCACGCCCAGCGCAGCCGGAATGGTCCAGCCCAGCGGGCCTGCCTGGCCGCAGTTGATCCAGTGGCGCGGGTTGTACACGTGCAAAAACTGCGCGGCCGCGATCTGCGAAAGCCCGATGGTGCTCACGTAGCAGGTGTCGTTGCTGAAGTTGTTGTTCATGCACTGGTACACGCGCTGCGGCTTCATCGGCACTTCGTCGAAGTTGGTCTTGCGCAGCATGGTCTTCTTGCGCTCGATGCACGACCTGGCCCAAGTGCGGCGGTCTGTGAGCTTGCCGGCAGCCTTCATCTCCTCGGCCACGGCGACGAACTGTTCGAGCGCCGCCTTGGCGTCCGACACGATGCCGAAGTCGGGCGTGAACACGCGGCCGATCTGCGTGGGCTCGATGTCCACGTGCACGAAGGTGCGGCCCTTGGTGTAGACATCGACCGAGCCCGTGTGCCGGTTGGCCCAGCGGTTGCCGATGCCGAGCACGAAGTCGCTCGCGAGCATGGTCGCGTTGCCATAGCGGTGGCTGGTCTGCAGGCCGCACATGCCGGCCATCAGCGGATGGTCGTCGGGAATCGACCCCCAGCCCATCAGCGTGGGAATCACCGGTACGCCGGTCGCCTCGGCAAAGCGCACGAGCAGGTCGGAGGCATCGGCGTTGATGACGCCGCCGCCGGCCACGATCAGCGGGCGCTCGGCCGCATTGAGCATGCCGACGGCCTTCTCGATCTGGGCCCGCGTGGCAGCCGGCTTGTAGGGGGTGAGCGGCTCGTAGCTGTCGATGTCGAACTCGATCTCGGCCATCTGCACGTCGAAGGGCAGGTCGATCAGCACCGGGCCCGGGCGGCCCGAGCGCATCAGGTGGAAGGCCTGCTGAAAGACTTGCGGCACCTGGCCGGGCTCGCGCACCGTGACCGACCATTTGGTGACCGGCTTGGAGATCGACTCGATGTCGACCGCCTGGAAGTCTTCCTTGTAGAGCCGCGCGCGCGGCGCCTGGCCGGTGATGCAGAGGATGGGAATCGAATCGGCCCAGGCCGAATACAGGCCCGTGATCATGTCGGTGCCCGCGGGCCCCGAGGTGCCGATGCACACGCCGATGTTGCCGGCCACCGCGCGCGTGTAGCCCTCGGCCATGTGCGACGCGCCCTCGACGTGGCGCGCGAGGATGTGGCCGATGCTGCCGCGCTGGCGCAGCGCGGAATACATCGGGTTGATGGCCGCGCCGGGCACGCCGAAGGCCTGCGTCACGCCTTCTTTTTCCATCACCAGCACGGCGGCCTGGACCGCTTTCATTTTTGCCATGGGACTGTCTCCATTAAGTGACGTCCACTGTAGGAAGCGGAGGTCATTCGAAGAAGATGGCTGGGAACCATAAAACCTATTCCGCGCTGGAATAAGTGATTACCATCGGCCCATGGACAGACTGTTGGCAATGGAAATGTTCGTGCGCGTGGTCGAGACCGGCAGCTTCTCGAAGGCGGCGCTCGAGTTCCACACCACCCAGCCCACCGTGACCAAGCAGGTGGCGGCCACGGAGGCGCGCCTGAAGGTGCGGCTGCTCAACCGCAACACGCGCGGCGTGAGCCTGACCGAACCGGGCGCGCTCTACTACGAGAAGTGCAAGAGCATCGTGCGCGAGGCCGCGGAGGCCGACAGCATCGTGCAGCTGCGCCAGAACCAGGCGCAGGGCTTGCTGCGCATCGGCACCTCGGTGGCCTTCGGCCGCCGCGTGGTGGTGCCGCTGGCGCTCGAGTACATGCGGCGGCATCCGCAGGTGCAGCTCGACCTGAGCTTCGAGGACCGCTACGTCGACCTGATCGCGCAGGGCATCGACGTGGCCATCCGCATGGGCAAGCTGGCCGATTCATCGCTGGGGGCGCGCTATCTGGGCACCAATCCCTGGGCCATGGTTGCAGCGCCGGGCTACCTGAAGAAGCACGGCACGCCCAAGCGCGCGCAGGACCTGAGCGCGCATGTGGCGCTCATCTACAGCAGCGTGGTGGGCGACGAGTTCTGGCGCATGCACACGCCCAAGGGCGATCCGGTGACGGTGCCCGTCTCGGGCCGCTTCCGCTCCAACAACCTTTCCGCCGTGTTGGCCGCGGCACGCGACGGCCTCGGCATTGCGCTCATGCCGCGCTACGTGGCGAGCGAGTCGCTGGCCTCGGGCAAGGTGCTCGAAGTGCTCGGCGACCACAAGCTGCCCGAGCAGGAGATCCACGCCGTCTTTCCCTCGCCCAAGCTGGTACCGGGCAAGGTGTCGGGCTTCGTGGCTTTCCTGCAGGGGCGGTTCGACGAGGGGTGGTGGGGCGACTGACCGCGCCCACCATCTTCTCTGTCAGGCCGGCACGAAGGCGCCGTGCAGGCCCAGCGGCAGTGTGTACGGCAACGTGGCCTGCGCCACCGGGCCGGCCGCCAGATTGTCGGCCGCAAAGCACGAGAGCAGCGTTTTCTGCTGGCCGAAGTCGAGCACCGTGCCGAGCACCCAACCGGGCCTCGCGCCGTCCGGAATGAAGATGTGTTCTTCCACGATGGCCTGCCTGCCGTAGGCAAAGCGCTGGCTGCGGCCGGTCTCGACGTTGGTGCGCGCGACGGCACCGAAGCCGGGCTGGTCCGGCCTGCCCTGGGTCGCATGGACCACATGGCGGTGCCGCAACCCGACGCGGCGCGGATCGATGCGCGGAAACTCGGCATCGAGCGCCAGCGCACTCTGTGTGGCGCGCCCGGTGCGCAGGTTCATGGTGGCAACTGTCAGGTGCGGATCGGCGCGCTTCACCCAGCGCCCGCGCATCACCTCGCGGTTGGTGGTGAACACCGAATCGGCATTCTCAGAGCGCACGTAGTCGATATGGATCAGCGTGCCGCCCGGCGTGTCTTCTTCCCAGGCATTGCCCACATGGAACAGAAAACCGGCCGGCAGCGTCAGCAGCTGGCGGCGCTCCCAGTTCCGCTTGTCGATCACCAGCACGCGCATCTGCAGCTCGGGCCGCCAGACATGCGCATCGAGAAAACTCGCGCCGGCCTCCTTGCGTTTGCTGTCGTAGACCAGCGGCGGCATCAGGAACACCAGGTGCCGTTCGGTCACCGCGAAGTCGTGGATCATCGGCAGATCGGGCACCGGCATCGCGGTGGCGCGGCGCAGAGTGCCGTCGGGCGCGATTTCGTACAGCGCCAGCATGCTCTGGCCCGCGCTGACGCCGAAGTTCCACACCGTGCCGTCGGGATCCACTCTGGGGTGGGCCGAAAAGGGCATGCCCGCGAGATCGAGGCGCCAGGTCTTCACGCCCAGCGTCTCCAGCGTGCGTGCATCGAGCCGCGTGGCCGAGCCACCTTCCCACAGCGCCAGCACCTCGCCCTGTATCGGCAGCACGTTGGTGTTGGCGACATTGATGCTGTCCGGCGAGGTCGGCGGCTCGGCGCCCGGCGGCATGGTGCCGAAGCCCTCGGCCAGCCGGCGCCCGGCGCGCAGCTCGGCCACGCGCTTGGGTGTGGCGACATAGCGGCCCTGGTGCCGCACGTCGGTGCCTTCGATCGTGAAGCGATACACCATGCCGTCGCCGTCGAACCAGTGGCGATAGCGCTCGCCGCCGAGGTCGTGCCCCGCCGGGCCGTTGCGGAACAGCGTGCCGGCGACGGCATCGGGAAAGCGCCCGCGCACGGTGGCGCGGGTGAGCGGCAAGTCGCCGGGCGGCGTGGCGAAGCCGGATTTCCACGGCGTGCCGGCGGCTTCGAATTCGGTTTGCCAGTCGTCGGCACCGTTGGTGGCGCGTGCCAGTGCAGGCAGGAGGGGCAGGGCGCCGGCCGTCGCGAGCAGGCGCAGGAGTTCGCGTCGTTCCATGCGAGCCTCAGCGCAGCTGAATGGCGGTCTGGAGATCGGCAGACTCGACGTTGAGCGCGGCCGCCTCGAAGTCGGGCGCGCCGCGGTTGCCCTTGGCGTCGTTCGAGAAGCCGTAGCGCTCGATGGGCATGCCCACCAGGTTGGTGTCGAGCTTGCCGTTGCCGTTCTCGTCGGCGAACACGCGCAGCGCGTAGCGGCCGGGCGCCAGGCCGTTGAAGCGGAGCTGGGCCGCGCCGGCGCGCAGGGGGACGGTTTGCGCAGCCAGCGACTTGCCGCCGGCAAAAGCCGCGGCGCTGTCGTACAGCGCCACGTAGAGCGTGGCTTCGGTGGCGGGGCCGCCGGCCACGTTCAGGCTCAAGTCGGCCGCGAGCGCGGCCAGCGGTGAAAGGAGCGCGGCGGCGCACAGGGCGCGCACGCCCGGTCGGGGCAAAAGAAAGTTCATCGGAGAGACCTCGTTGGAAGTTGGAGGCCTCGACGATCTCGCAGGCGCCGTGTGCCGGCCAGCGCAATGCGACGAAATGCGGAATGCGCGCGCCGAACGCGCGCCGGCAGCGCAGGACGCGCGCACCTCTGAATGGGCGCGCCGGCGTGCTTCAGCGGCTCTTGCCGTCTTCGCCGGGGCCGGTTTCCAGCTGGCCCGATTCCACGAACAGGCTCCATGCCGCCATGAACAGCGCCGCGATCACCGGACCGATCACGAAGCCGTTGATGCCGAAGATCGCCATGCCGCCGATGGTCGACATCAGCACGATGTAGTCGGGCATCTGCGTGTCCTTGCCCACCAGCACCGGGCGCAGGATGTTGTCGACCAGTCCGATCACGAACACGCCCACGAAGATCAGGATGCCGCCCTGCCAGAGATGGCCGGTGGCAAGGTAATAGATGGCCACGGGCCCCCAGATGAGCGCCGCGCCCACCGCGGGCAGCAGCGAGAGAAAGGCCATCAGCACGGCCCACAGCAGCGCGCCCTGCACGCCGAGCAGCCAGAACGCCAGTCCGCCGATGGCGCCCTGCGCAATCGCCACGGCCACGTTGCCCTTGATGGTGGCGCGGATCACGGTGGTGAACTTGTTGAGCAGGTAATGCGTGTGCGGCTTGGCCAGCGGCACGGCTTCACGCATCATCTTCGACAGCGTCGAACCGTCGCGCACCAGGAAGTACAGCAGGTACAGCATCACGAAGAAGCTGATGAGGAAGTCGAAGGTGTTCTGGCCGATGGTGAGCGCCTGGCCCGCGATGAGCTGGCTGCCCTGCGCGGCGCCGGCCGAAATGCGGGCCTGCCAGGCTTCCATGTCGCCGAGGTTGAAGCGCTCGAAGATGCTCATCAGCCATTGCGGCACGGCGTTCAGGATCTGCTGGAAGTAGGCCGCGAAATTGATCTGCCCCGACCGGATGCTCTGCGTGACCTGCACGATCTCCTGCACCAGCGACACCCCGACCATGGCCAGCGGAAGAATCACGATGAAGAGGCAGATGGCCAGCGTCGAGAGCGCTGCGGCGTTGGGCCAGCCGGGCATTTTCTTGAGCAGCCGCTTGTAGAGCGGGGTGAAGAGAATCGCCAGCGCAACTCCCCACAGCACCGCGCCGAAGAACGGCATCAGCACCCAGAGAAAGGCGACAGTGACGATGGCGAGCAGGGCGAGGAATACGCCGCGCTGGAGTTGGGGTGAGTTCATACGTGACTCGGACTGTAGCCGAGCCGGAACGCACCTTCTCGTCGGTCGGCATGCCCTTGTCGCAAGCGCCGGCGCGTTCGAACCCGCCGCGGCGGCTTCAGCGCCTGGCGCGCGGCAGGGCCACAGGCGCCAGCGTGGCGCGCAGCCGCGACGGAGCGTCGGGCTCCACCGCCGTTTCCACCTCGAGCGAACGTTCGACATTGCCGATGTGCTCGATCATCAGCTGGCGCGCCTTGGCCGTGTCGCCGGCTTCAAGCGCCGCGACGATGGCGCCGTGCTCGGCGCACGATTGCCCGGCCTCGTGCCTCGACTGGTAGAGCGTGGCGGCCAGCGTGGTGCGGGCCGTGAGGTCGCGCAGCACGTCGACCAGCAGCTGGTGCCCCATCTGCTCGGCCAGGCACACGTGGAAATCCGCCAGCAGAAAGGCGCGCGTGGCGGCGTCGGCGCCCTCGATGGCGCGCCGCTCGTCGGCAATGTGGTCGCGCAGCTTGCGTATGACTTTTTGCAGCGGCCGGCCTTCGCTTTCGGCCAGGATGCCCGCTTCGACGATGCGCCGCGCCGAGAAGGCGTCGCGCGCCTCTTCGGCCGAAGGTTCCACCACGTACCAGCCGCGGCGCGACTGCACCTCGACGAAGCCGCGCGCCTGCAGCTGCATCAGCGCCTCGCGCACCATCGTCCGGCTCACCGCGAAATTCTCGGCCAGCGCCTGCTCGCCGAGCCGTTCGCCCGGCGCGAGCTTCTGCGCCAGGATGGCCTCGACCACGCGCTCCGCAATGGAGGTGGGATTGACGTCGGCGGCCATCGCTTTCAATGGCTGCCCATGGGTGTGGCCACGCCCGCGGCCGGCAGGTTCCCGGGCTCGGCCAGCGGCTCGTCGTCCGGCGAGTAGGAGCCGTCGAGCACGGCATGCGCGCGCTCGCGGTCGATGTCGCCCTCCCAGGCCGCAATGGCCACCGTGGCCACGCAGTTGCCGATCAGGTTGCCCAGTGCGCGGGCAATGCCCATGAACCAGTCGACCGACAGCACCAGCACCAGGCCGATCGCCGGAATGGCGGGAATCGCGTGCAGCGTGGCGGCCAGCACCACGATGGCCGAGCCCGGCACGCCGTGCGCGCCCTTGGAGGTGACCAGCGCAATGGCGAGGATCGTCAGCAGGTCCGCCATCGAGATCGGCGTGTTGGTGGCCTGCGCGATGAACACCGCCGCCAGCGTGATGTAGATCGAGAAGGCGTCGAGGTTGAAGGAGTAGCCCGTGGGAATCACCAGGCCCACTGTCGAATCGCGGATGCCCATGCGGCGAAGCTTGGCCATGATCTGCGGCAGCACGCTGTCCGACGAGGTGGTGGCGAACACGATGGCGAGCTCTTCGCGCAGGTAGCGCAGCAGCTTCCACAGGCTGAAGCCCGACATGCGCATGACCAGCCCGAGCACCACGAACACGAAGATCAGCACCGCGCCGTAGAAGAGGGCGACCAGCATGCCGAGCTGCTTGAGCGAGCCGATCCCGTACTTGCCCACGGTGAAGGCAATGGCGCCCAGCACGCCGAGCGGCGCCAGCTTGATGATGATGCCCATGATCTTGAACAGCACCAGAGAAAGCGCGTCCACCACCGCGCCCACCGGCTTGCCGCGCTCGCCCAGCAGCGACAGCGCGCAGCCGAACAACACCGCGAACAGCAGCACCTGCAGCACGTCGCCGGTGGCGAAGGCGTTGACCACGGTGGTGGGTATCAGCTTCATCAGGAACTCGACCGTGCCGCCGCTCGTGAGCTTGTCGGCGTTCGAGGCATAGGCGCTCATGGCGCTCGCGTCGAGCTTGCCCGGGTCCACGTTCATGCCCGTGCCCGGCTGGAACACGAAGGCCAGCACCAGGCCCATGGCCAGCGCAATGGTGGTCAGCACTTCGAAATAGATCAGGGCCTTCACGCCGACCCGGCCCACGCGCTTCAGGTCGCCCGCGCCGGCGATGCCGTGCACCACCACGCAGAACACCAGCACCGGGATGATCATCTTGATCAGCTTGATGAAGCCGTCGCCGAGCGGCTTGAGCTTGACGGCGAACTCCGGCGCGAAGAGGCCGGCCAGCACGCCGAGCACCAGCGCGATGACGACCTGGCCGAAGAGGGATTTGACGAAGCGGGGCATGGAGGAACCTTCCATTGGTTTGGATGCAAGATCAACCAAATCTTGCATACAAGCAATGTAGGCAACGGATGCCCTGGCCGGGGAGAGGGTATTCCCGGGCTGTCGAGTTCCCACCGATCCCTGACCCCCGGCGTTCGGAGGGTCAGTTTTCGGTGGCAAATCGACGGTTCGAGCTTTCGCCGCGTGCCGCCAAGCTGGCAGCCGCGCCTTGCTTCAGCCCGCTGCGGCAGCCAGCACCGCGTTGAACGTCGCGCTCGGCCGCATCACTGCGTCCGTCTTGCGCACGTCCGGCAGGTAGTAGCCGCCGATGTCGGCCGGCTTGCCTTGCACGGCGGCGAGCTCGTCCACGACCTTCTGTTCGTTGGCAGCCAAAGCTTCGGCGAGCGGCTTGAAATAGGCGGCCAGTTCCTTGTCTTCGGCCTGCTCGGTCATGGCCTGGGCCCAGTAGAGCGCCAGGTAGAAGTGGCTGCCGCGGTTGTCGAGCTGACCGGTCTTGGGCGACGGGCCCTTGTTGTTGTCGAGCAGCTTGCCGGTAGCGGTGTCGAGTGCCTTGGCCAGCACCTTGGCCTTGGCGTTGCCGGTCTTGATGCCCAGTTCCTCCAGGCTCACGGCCAGCGCGAGGAACTCGCCCAGCGAATCCCAGCGCAGGTGGTTCTCCTCCACCAGCTGCTGCACGTGCTTGGGTGCCGAGCCGCCGGCGCCCGTTTCGTACATGCCGCCGCCAGCCATCAGGGGGACGATGGACAGCATCTTGGCCGAGGTGCCCAGCTCCATGATGGGGAACAGGTCGGTCAGGTAGTCGCGCAGGATGTTGCCGGTGGCGCTGATGGTGTCCAGCCCGCGGATCACGCGCTCCAGCGTGTAGCGCATGGCGCGCACCTGGCTCATGATCTGGATGTCCAGTCCGGCGGTGTTGTGCTCGTGCAGGTACATCTTGACCTTGGTGATGAGCTGCGCCTCATGGGGGCGGTAGGCGTCGAGCCAGAACACCACCGGCATGCCCGAGTTGCGCGCGCGCGTGACGGCGAGCTTGACCCAGTCGCGGATGGCGGCGTCCTTGACCTGGCACATGCGCCAGATGTCGCCGGCTTCCACGTCCTGGCTGAGCAGCACCTCGCCCGTATCGAGATCGGTGATGTTGGCCACGCCGTCCTCGGGGATCTCGAAGGTCTTGTCGTGCGAGCCGTATTCCTCGGCCTGCTGCGCCATCAGGCCGACGTTGGGCACGGTGCCCATGGTCTTGGGGTCGAAGGCGCCGTGCCATTTGCAGAAGTTGATGATCTCCTGGTAGATGCGGGCAAAGGTGCTCTCGGGCATCACGGCCTTCACGTCCTTCAGTCGGCCGTCGGCACCGTACATCTTGCCGCCGTTGCGGATCATGGCGGGCATGGAGGCGTCCACGATTACGTCGTTGGGCGAATGGAAGTTCGTGATGCCCTTGGCGGAGTCCACCATCGCCAGCTCGGGGCGGTTCTCATGGCAGGCGTGCAGGTCGCGCCGGATCTCGTCCTGCGTGCTTTGAGGCAGGGCGGCGATCTTGTTGTACAGGTCGACCATGCCGTTGTTGACGTTCACGCCCAGTTCCTCGAACAGCTTGGCATGCTTTTCGAAGGCCTCGCGGTAGAAGATCTTCACGCAGTGGCCGAACACGATGGGGTGCGAAACCTTCATCATGGTGGCCTTCACGTGCAGCGAGAACATCACGCCCGTGTTGTGCGCGTCCTGGATCTGCTGCTCGTAGAAATCGAGCAGGGCCTTCTTGCTCATGAACATCGAGTCGATCACCTCGCGGTCGAGCAGCGAAACCTTCTGCTTGAGCACGATGGCCTTGCCGCTCCTGGTGATCAGCTCCATCTTCACGTCGCGCGCCTTCTGCAGCGTCATCGACTTTTCGCCATGGTAGAAGTCGCCGTGGTGCATGTGCGAGACATGCGAGCGCGACGCCTGGCTCCAGTCCGCCATGCTGTGCGGGTTCTTGCGCGCGAACTCCTTCACGGCCTTGGGTGCGCGACGATCGGAGTTGCCCTCCCGCAGCACCGGGTTCACCGCGCTGCCGATGCACTTGTTGTAGCGCGCGCGGATGTCCTTCTCCTCGTCCGTCTTGGGGCTCTCGGGGTAGTCGGGAATCTTGTAGCCCTTGTCCTGCAGCTCCTTGATGGCGGCCTTCAGCTGGGCTACCGAGGCGCTGATGTTGGGCAGCTTGATGATGTTTGCCGAGGGCTGCAGCGTCAGCTTGCCCATCTCTGCCAGGTTGTCCGGCATCCGCTGCGCTTCGGTCAGCGCCTCGGGAAACTGACCCAGGATGCGGGCGGCCACCGAGATGTCGCTGGTGGCGACATCGATGCCCGCCGGCGCGGCGAAAGCCTGGATGATGGGCAGCAGCGAGGCCGTGGCCAAGCGCGGCGCCTCGTCGGTAAGGGTGTAGATGATTCGGGAGTTTCCGGCGGTCATGGCGGCTTTCGGGCGGGCTGAACAACAACAAAAACGCAATGTCACGAGATGGACAGCGTTGCGAACGGGCGCAAACTTTAACAAAAGCCTGTGTACAGGCGGATCCGACGGGTATGCCGATCTAGCCAAAACCTGTGCACCTCGGGGCACAATCGGCCCTGCCATGAGCACCGTTGCCGAACCGTCGTTCCCCCCTCCGCATGCCGCGCCGCAGATCCGCGTGCTGATTGCCGACGACCAGGCGCTGATTCGCCGCGGCATGGCCATGCTGCTCGATGCCGCGCCGGACATCGAGGTCGTCGGCCAGGCGGCCGACGGCGTGGAAGCCGTGGAGCTGGCCCGCCGCCTGCTGCCCGATGTGGTGCTGATGGATCTGCACATGCCGCGCAAGGGCGGCGTGCTCGCGACGCGCGAGATATCGGCGGCCTTGCCGCGCACGCGCGTGATGGTGCTGACCACCTTCGACCGCGACGACCTGGTCTTCGATGCGGTGCGTGCCGGTGCGCAGGCGTACCTGCTCAAGGACGCGTCGGAAGAAGAGGTGCTGGACACCGTTCGCGCGGTGCATCGCGGCGAGTCACGGCTCACGCCGCAGATCGCGCGCAAGGTGATGGACCAGTTCCGGCTGCTGGCCGATCGTGTCGCGCAAGAGCAGCCGGTCGCAGCTGCGCCGGATCTCCGCGCCGAGCCGCAAGCCACCGTGCCCGGGGAGTCGTCGCAGCCCGCCGCAATGACCAAGCCGCTCACCGACCGCGAGGCCGCGGTGCTCGAACTGATCGCCAAGGGCTACGGCAACCGCCAGATTGCCGCAGCGCTCAACCTGGCCGAGGGAACGGCAAAGAACCACGTCAGCCGGATCATGCAAAAGCTTCACGCGAACACCCGCACCGAGCTGGCGGTTCTCGTGCTCAAGAAATAAAGCGCTGCGTCCTGCGCGCCGTACGCGCCCCACGTCCCTCAGGCGCCTCCCCAATGCGAAATGCACCCGGTGGCCCGGCAAGGCCGGTACCACGGGTGCACTGAAAAATGGAAGAGCTTGTGCCGGTCAGGCCGCGCGGCCTGCGGGCGACAAGCCGCCAGGCATCGCGAGGTCAGGCGCCGGCGAAGGCGCATGCGATGCGGCGGCATTGCTGGCCGTGTGCCGCGCCAGCATCGGCCGCAGCGCGACGATCGCGAGGAAGGCTGCGAACAGGTCGAGCGCCGCCACGGTGTAGAGCACGGTCGACCAGG
The Variovorax paradoxus genome window above contains:
- a CDS encoding NADP-dependent isocitrate dehydrogenase yields the protein MTAGNSRIIYTLTDEAPRLATASLLPIIQAFAAPAGIDVATSDISVAARILGQFPEALTEAQRMPDNLAEMGKLTLQPSANIIKLPNISASVAQLKAAIKELQDKGYKIPDYPESPKTDEEKDIRARYNKCIGSAVNPVLREGNSDRRAPKAVKEFARKNPHSMADWSQASRSHVSHMHHGDFYHGEKSMTLQKARDVKMELITRSGKAIVLKQKVSLLDREVIDSMFMSKKALLDFYEQQIQDAHNTGVMFSLHVKATMMKVSHPIVFGHCVKIFYREAFEKHAKLFEELGVNVNNGMVDLYNKIAALPQSTQDEIRRDLHACHENRPELAMVDSAKGITNFHSPNDVIVDASMPAMIRNGGKMYGADGRLKDVKAVMPESTFARIYQEIINFCKWHGAFDPKTMGTVPNVGLMAQQAEEYGSHDKTFEIPEDGVANITDLDTGEVLLSQDVEAGDIWRMCQVKDAAIRDWVKLAVTRARNSGMPVVFWLDAYRPHEAQLITKVKMYLHEHNTAGLDIQIMSQVRAMRYTLERVIRGLDTISATGNILRDYLTDLFPIMELGTSAKMLSIVPLMAGGGMYETGAGGSAPKHVQQLVEENHLRWDSLGEFLALAVSLEELGIKTGNAKAKVLAKALDTATGKLLDNNKGPSPKTGQLDNRGSHFYLALYWAQAMTEQAEDKELAAYFKPLAEALAANEQKVVDELAAVQGKPADIGGYYLPDVRKTDAVMRPSATFNAVLAAAAG
- a CDS encoding response regulator transcription factor, producing the protein MSTVAEPSFPPPHAAPQIRVLIADDQALIRRGMAMLLDAAPDIEVVGQAADGVEAVELARRLLPDVVLMDLHMPRKGGVLATREISAALPRTRVMVLTTFDRDDLVFDAVRAGAQAYLLKDASEEEVLDTVRAVHRGESRLTPQIARKVMDQFRLLADRVAQEQPVAAAPDLRAEPQATVPGESSQPAAMTKPLTDREAAVLELIAKGYGNRQIAAALNLAEGTAKNHVSRIMQKLHANTRTELAVLVLKK